In Flavobacterium endoglycinae, one DNA window encodes the following:
- a CDS encoding helix-turn-helix domain-containing protein yields the protein MDTGKELLFFFSALGAFNGIILGVYFFFFTRKKYLTNYFLGALLFALSIRIGKSVFVYFHPELPKMYLQLGLTACFFIGPCLYYFLKSAVEEVNVMPKSWKLILVFWAVLIVAFGIAFPYEDYPDLWRQYFIKVIYFQWFVYIAFSTFLIENVLRKIFSSKEKTTPAEMWFGMLFLGNFLLFLFYFLSIMGASAATYISGAVVFSFILYLIISILLYRKKTDDLFLLNGPKISGKKIESEEALILSEKLENIMTEKSLYKNPNLSLQDLSQEINISSHQLSQFLNNNLGKNFTSFVNEFRINEACRIITSNDKLTLESVGYDVGFNSKSTFFAAFKKHTGTTPLNYQLQALQT from the coding sequence ATGGATACCGGTAAAGAACTTTTATTCTTTTTTAGTGCTTTGGGCGCTTTCAACGGAATTATTCTGGGCGTTTACTTTTTCTTTTTTACCAGAAAAAAATACCTGACGAATTACTTTTTAGGCGCACTTTTATTTGCGCTAAGTATTCGAATTGGAAAATCGGTTTTTGTTTATTTTCATCCTGAGCTGCCAAAAATGTATTTGCAGTTAGGACTTACGGCCTGCTTTTTTATTGGCCCTTGTTTGTATTACTTTCTTAAATCGGCAGTTGAAGAAGTCAATGTAATGCCAAAATCATGGAAACTGATATTGGTTTTCTGGGCAGTTCTAATTGTAGCGTTTGGAATTGCATTTCCGTATGAAGATTACCCCGATTTGTGGAGACAGTATTTTATAAAAGTCATTTATTTTCAATGGTTTGTTTACATTGCTTTTTCAACATTTCTTATTGAAAACGTTCTGAGAAAAATATTCAGCAGTAAAGAAAAAACAACTCCCGCCGAAATGTGGTTTGGAATGCTTTTTCTGGGGAATTTTTTATTGTTCCTTTTTTACTTCCTTTCGATCATGGGCGCTTCGGCAGCAACTTATATAAGCGGTGCAGTCGTTTTTTCATTTATTCTGTATCTAATTATTTCAATTCTTTTATATAGAAAAAAGACCGACGATTTGTTTCTACTGAATGGACCAAAAATCTCAGGCAAAAAAATAGAATCAGAAGAAGCTTTGATTTTATCTGAAAAACTGGAAAACATAATGACTGAAAAATCATTATATAAAAATCCCAATTTATCGCTTCAGGATTTATCGCAAGAAATTAATATCTCAAGTCACCAGCTTTCACAGTTTCTGAACAACAATCTCGGAAAGAATTTTACCAGTTTTGTGAATGAGTTTAGAATAAATGAAGCCTGCCGAATTATTACTTCAAATGATAAACTAACTTTGGAATCGGTTGGTTATGATGTGGGTTTTAATTCGAAATCAACATTCTTTGCTGCGTTTAAAAAACATACCGGAACGACTCCGCTTAATTATCAGTTGCAAGCTTTACAAACCTAA
- a CDS encoding helix-turn-helix domain-containing protein encodes MSIGKEILFFFGALGAFNGFVLSLYFFFLTQKKYLSNYFLGAMLLALSIRITVTVFVYFNNDLPKTYLQIGLSACLLIGPFLYFVLQSGIHSIVKIPLQWKLHIAVWLVIIMLAGFWFPYQNYPILWNNYLVALIFFQWFSYSLLSGFENRMLLQKIISDYANAVPAEKWFGTIFLGNALLFLSYFLGFSRVPFVSCITGAIAFTFILYLIILVLMHRKRTDDLFVFNIKEKKLNQEEAFVLSQKLEKLMLEKSLFKNPNLSLNDTAKELGISTHQLSQFLNNNIGKNFTTFVNEFRINEACEIMLSNEKLTLESIGYDVGFNSKSTFFAAFKKHTGTTPLNYQIQALQT; translated from the coding sequence ATGAGTATTGGTAAAGAAATATTGTTCTTCTTTGGTGCTTTGGGCGCTTTCAACGGATTTGTTTTAAGTCTGTATTTTTTCTTTTTAACCCAGAAAAAATATTTAAGCAACTACTTTCTCGGCGCCATGTTACTGGCTTTAAGCATCAGAATTACGGTTACGGTTTTTGTTTATTTCAATAATGATCTGCCTAAAACGTATTTGCAGATTGGACTTTCAGCGTGTCTGCTAATCGGTCCGTTTTTATATTTTGTTTTGCAATCAGGAATTCATTCTATTGTAAAAATTCCGTTGCAATGGAAACTGCATATAGCAGTTTGGCTGGTCATCATTATGCTGGCTGGATTTTGGTTTCCGTATCAAAACTATCCCATTTTATGGAATAACTATTTGGTTGCCTTGATTTTCTTTCAGTGGTTTTCGTATAGTCTTTTATCAGGTTTTGAAAATAGAATGCTTCTTCAAAAAATAATCTCAGATTATGCTAACGCTGTTCCAGCAGAAAAATGGTTTGGAACTATATTTCTTGGAAATGCGTTATTATTTCTATCCTATTTTCTAGGATTTTCAAGAGTGCCTTTTGTTTCATGCATAACTGGCGCAATTGCATTTACGTTTATTTTGTATTTGATTATTTTAGTTTTGATGCACAGAAAACGAACCGATGATTTATTTGTGTTCAACATCAAAGAGAAAAAACTGAACCAAGAAGAAGCTTTCGTTTTATCTCAAAAATTGGAAAAATTAATGCTCGAAAAGTCATTATTTAAAAATCCGAATTTGAGTTTAAACGATACGGCAAAAGAACTTGGGATTTCGACGCATCAATTGTCACAGTTTCTGAACAACAATATCGGAAAGAATTTTACCACTTTTGTAAATGAATTTCGAATAAACGAAGCCTGTGAAATTATGCTTTCAAACGAAAAATTGACTTTAGAATCTATAGGTTATGATGTAGGTTTTAATTCGAAATCAACATTTTTTGCGGCATTTAAAAAACATACTGGAACAACACCTTTAAATTACCAGATTCAGGCTTTACAAACCTAA